In Bacteroidales bacterium, a single genomic region encodes these proteins:
- a CDS encoding glycosyltransferase has translation MNISFLTSGHYPFDDRIFFHMAKSLFENGDNIEVASSKIDMKNFVDGISLNCFFGDNLSKNDKIKHFILILSDFSPDIIICSEPLTILAAKKYAKRQSKKIKIVYDITEWYPSKKNLNAYKYPLKIFQFLKFTMFNIYASCMADAFIFGEWYKSKPFRFIFSGKPFAYITYYPDLKYIVKRKPEFSENKIRLSYSGKITSEKGFNNFISVLKVLSEYQNNLKIEAKIIGWYENERDKEKYKKLIQSLNENINLSFHDKQSFCDFINLINDSDIFLDLRSTDFENRHCLPIKLFYYAALERPVIFSNSKAIRKEVEISKFGFLVEPTDTNQIVKIILRYLENPNQYYEHCMNARNLTETHYNWEKLKPAFSNFIHSL, from the coding sequence ATGAATATTTCATTTCTTACATCCGGACATTATCCTTTTGACGACAGGATTTTTTTTCACATGGCAAAATCCTTATTCGAGAATGGCGATAACATTGAAGTTGCCAGCAGTAAAATAGATATGAAGAATTTTGTTGATGGAATTAGTTTGAATTGTTTTTTTGGAGATAATCTTTCAAAGAATGATAAAATCAAACATTTCATATTAATTTTATCCGATTTTTCTCCTGATATAATTATTTGTTCAGAACCACTAACAATTTTGGCTGCTAAAAAATATGCAAAAAGACAATCTAAAAAAATCAAGATTGTTTATGATATAACAGAATGGTATCCATCCAAGAAAAATTTGAATGCTTATAAATACCCATTAAAAATATTTCAATTTTTGAAATTTACAATGTTTAACATATATGCATCCTGCATGGCAGATGCTTTTATTTTTGGCGAATGGTATAAAAGCAAACCATTTAGATTCATATTTTCAGGCAAGCCTTTTGCATACATAACATATTATCCGGATTTAAAATATATTGTTAAAAGAAAACCTGAATTTTCTGAAAATAAAATAAGGTTGAGTTATTCCGGTAAAATAACTTCTGAGAAAGGTTTTAATAATTTTATTAGTGTTTTAAAAGTGCTTTCGGAATACCAAAACAATCTAAAGATAGAAGCTAAAATTATTGGGTGGTATGAAAACGAACGGGATAAAGAGAAATACAAAAAGCTGATTCAATCATTAAATGAAAATATAAATTTATCATTCCACGATAAACAATCTTTTTGCGACTTTATTAATTTGATTAATGATTCTGATATTTTTCTTGACTTACGCTCAACTGATTTTGAAAACCGGCATTGCCTGCCAATTAAATTATTTTATTATGCAGCTTTGGAACGACCGGTTATTTTTTCCAATTCGAAAGCGATAAGAAAAGAAGTTGAAATTTCTAAATTTGGCTTTCTCGTTGAGCCAACCGACACAAATCAAATTGTAAAAATAATTTTAAGATATTTAGAAAATCCCAACCAATATTATGAACATTGTATGAATGCACGAAATTTGACTGAAACACACTATAATTGGGAAAAATTAAAACCTGCTTTTTCCAATTTTATTCATAGTTTGTAG
- the tsaE gene encoding tRNA (adenosine(37)-N6)-threonylcarbamoyltransferase complex ATPase subunit type 1 TsaE, which translates to MIKYTCSKVEELESIAIKILLIHPNTKVFVFYGPLGVGKTTFIKAFCKVLNVKNDSASPTFSIINEYETFKNEKVYHFDFYRIKDIKEIYDLGYEDYFYSDSYCFIEWPEKAENLLPYNYVVIKMSEENEKRVLEITEF; encoded by the coding sequence ATGATTAAATACACTTGCAGCAAAGTTGAAGAACTTGAAAGTATTGCAATAAAGATACTTTTAATTCATCCAAATACAAAAGTTTTTGTTTTTTACGGTCCTTTGGGTGTTGGTAAAACTACATTTATAAAAGCATTTTGCAAAGTATTAAATGTTAAAAACGATTCGGCAAGCCCCACTTTCTCCATTATCAACGAATACGAAACTTTTAAAAACGAAAAAGTTTATCATTTTGACTTTTACAGAATAAAAGATATTAAAGAAATTTATGATTTGGGTTACGAAGATTATTTTTATTCCGATTCATATTGCTTTATTGAATGGCCCGAAAAAGCCGAAAATCTCCTTCCATATAATTATGTTGTTATTAAAATGAGTGAAGAAAATGAAAAACGAGTTCTGGAGATTACAGAATTCTGA
- the ispG gene encoding (E)-4-hydroxy-3-methylbut-2-enyl-diphosphate synthase, translating to MQNNQFSYLRFKTRVIDIGNIPLGGGYPIRIQSMTNTNTLDTKTTVKQIIRLVKEGCEYVRITTPTLKKAENINEIKKELKKRGIKIPLIADVHFNPSIAEYVAPLVDKVRINPGNYSDKKNFKKLHFSDSDYLNELERIRKRFSPLIKICKEYGTAMRIGTNHGSLSDRIIGRYGDTVEGMVESAMEFIRICEDFNFFNIVVSMKASNALVMVQANKLMVKRMTQEKMNYPVHLGVTEAGDGENGIIKSSVGIGTLLEDGIGDTIRVSLTGNPEKEIPVAKIIAQRYNSRFEKEKKFYTKFFSSENKFTSTKGNIDFPVISNNKNKIIKTKSVLIIEASAENKVNEIKKEILKAKKQKNNLPVIAKLNYSCNSKMELQVFSSIDFGYLLLNNFIDGLWLDTKNKFSSAFIDNILFSILQSTGKKITRTEYISCPTCGRTTYNVLEITKKIRAKTKHLKGLKIAVMGCIVNGLGEMADADYGYIGTTNGKVNLYKQKILFKKNIEPKIAVDCLIKLIKENGDWVEN from the coding sequence ATGCAAAATAATCAATTTTCATATTTGCGGTTTAAAACTAGAGTTATTGATATTGGCAATATTCCGCTTGGCGGCGGTTATCCCATACGCATTCAATCAATGACAAATACTAATACTCTTGATACCAAAACCACGGTAAAGCAGATAATTCGTTTGGTTAAAGAAGGATGCGAATATGTGAGAATTACAACTCCTACATTAAAAAAAGCTGAAAATATCAATGAAATAAAAAAAGAACTAAAAAAAAGAGGAATTAAAATTCCTTTAATTGCAGATGTGCATTTTAATCCATCTATAGCCGAATACGTTGCTCCGCTTGTTGATAAAGTAAGAATTAATCCCGGAAATTATTCTGATAAAAAAAACTTTAAAAAATTACATTTTTCTGATTCGGATTATTTAAACGAACTTGAAAGAATAAGAAAAAGATTTTCTCCTTTAATTAAAATCTGCAAAGAATACGGAACAGCCATGCGAATCGGAACAAATCACGGTTCCTTGTCCGACAGAATTATTGGCAGATATGGCGATACCGTTGAAGGAATGGTTGAATCTGCAATGGAATTTATAAGAATATGTGAAGATTTTAATTTTTTCAATATTGTTGTTTCCATGAAAGCGAGCAATGCTCTTGTAATGGTTCAGGCAAACAAATTAATGGTTAAAAGAATGACTCAGGAAAAAATGAATTATCCTGTTCATCTTGGCGTTACTGAAGCAGGAGATGGTGAAAACGGAATTATAAAGTCATCGGTTGGCATAGGAACATTGCTTGAAGACGGAATTGGCGATACAATAAGGGTTTCGCTTACCGGCAATCCCGAAAAAGAAATTCCTGTTGCTAAAATTATTGCACAGCGATATAATTCAAGATTTGAAAAAGAAAAAAAGTTTTATACAAAATTTTTCAGTTCGGAAAATAAATTTACATCAACAAAGGGAAATATTGATTTTCCTGTTATTTCAAATAATAAAAACAAAATAATAAAAACAAAATCCGTTTTGATTATTGAAGCATCTGCGGAAAACAAAGTTAATGAAATTAAAAAAGAAATTTTAAAAGCAAAAAAACAAAAAAATAATTTACCGGTAATTGCCAAACTCAATTATTCATGCAATTCAAAAATGGAACTTCAAGTATTTTCTTCAATTGATTTCGGTTATTTATTACTAAACAACTTTATTGACGGACTTTGGCTTGATACAAAAAATAAATTCAGTTCCGCATTTATTGACAACATTTTATTTTCAATATTGCAATCAACCGGAAAAAAAATTACAAGAACAGAATATATTTCATGTCCAACTTGCGGAAGAACAACATACAATGTTTTGGAAATAACAAAAAAAATCCGTGCTAAAACAAAACATTTAAAAGGATTGAAGATAGCAGTAATGGGCTGTATTGTAAACGGCTTGGGCGAAATGGCTGATGCCGATTACGGATACATTGGCACTACAAACGGAAAAGTAAATCTTTACAAGCAAAAAATATTATTTAAAAAAAATATTGAACCTAAAATTGCTGTTGATTGTCTTATTAAATTAATAAAAGAAAACGGAGATTGGGTGGAAAATTAA
- a CDS encoding MBL fold metallo-hydrolase, with translation MIAIDILVFNSFSVNTYILSDENGDCIIIDPACHSKKEKQELIDFIEKDELTPLRIINTHTHIDHIMGNRFLADKYNLIPESHKNGQLFLEIAVESGYRFGMVVDDPPKKVKFIDEKEKIKSGNIELEVLYTPGHADGSVCLLSRDEKFVIVGDVLFNGSIGRTDILTGSIEVLKNSIKTKLFTLPDNFIVYPGHGPETTIGFEKMNNPFLKD, from the coding sequence ATGATAGCAATAGACATACTTGTTTTTAATAGTTTCAGTGTGAATACATATATTTTGTCAGATGAAAACGGCGATTGTATTATTATTGACCCGGCTTGTCATTCAAAAAAGGAAAAACAGGAACTAATTGACTTTATTGAAAAAGACGAATTAACGCCGCTCAGAATCATTAATACACACACTCACATCGACCATATTATGGGAAACAGATTTCTTGCCGACAAATACAATTTAATTCCCGAGTCGCATAAAAACGGACAACTTTTTCTTGAAATAGCTGTAGAATCGGGCTATCGTTTCGGAATGGTTGTTGACGACCCACCGAAAAAAGTAAAATTTATTGATGAAAAAGAAAAAATAAAATCGGGAAATATTGAACTCGAAGTTTTATATACACCGGGACATGCCGATGGAAGCGTTTGTTTGTTGAGCCGCGATGAAAAATTTGTAATTGTAGGCGATGTTCTTTTTAACGGAAGTATAGGTAGAACAGATATACTTACCGGTAGCATCGAAGTTCTTAAAAATTCTATAAAAACAAAACTCTTTACTTTACCCGACAATTTTATCGTTTACCCGGGTCACGGTCCCGAAACTACTATCGGCTTCGAAAAAATGAATAATCCGTTTTTGAAAGATTGA
- the rlmB gene encoding 23S rRNA (guanosine(2251)-2'-O)-methyltransferase RlmB, with amino-acid sequence MKKENIIYGIRPIIEAIKSGKEIDKVIFQDGLKGQLFFELRDLLKEFEIPFQFVPAEKLNQITTKNHQGVVCFISSIEYQKIEDIIPLLFENGEVPLIMMLDRITDVRNFGAISRTAECAGVHAIIIPVKGSAQINEVAIKTSAGALNKIPVCRTIKTEETITFLKNSGLQIVSCTEKTEKLFYDIDYTLPSLIIIGSEEDGISKSILDKSDEIVRIPLKGEIESLNVSVAAGIVLFEVVKQRGMK; translated from the coding sequence TTGAAAAAAGAAAATATTATATACGGAATTCGACCGATTATTGAGGCAATAAAATCGGGAAAAGAAATTGACAAGGTCATATTTCAGGATGGATTAAAAGGACAATTATTTTTTGAACTCAGGGATTTATTAAAAGAATTTGAAATTCCGTTTCAGTTTGTTCCAGCAGAAAAGCTAAATCAAATTACAACTAAAAATCATCAGGGAGTTGTTTGTTTTATTTCATCAATAGAATATCAGAAAATTGAAGATATAATTCCTTTGTTATTTGAAAACGGAGAAGTTCCTTTAATTATGATGCTCGACAGAATTACCGATGTTAGAAATTTCGGGGCGATTTCGCGAACAGCCGAATGTGCAGGAGTTCACGCAATAATAATTCCCGTTAAAGGTTCGGCACAAATAAATGAAGTTGCAATTAAAACTTCTGCCGGAGCATTGAATAAAATTCCTGTTTGCAGAACAATCAAAACAGAGGAAACAATAACTTTTCTTAAAAATAGCGGGTTGCAGATTGTTTCCTGCACCGAAAAAACCGAAAAATTATTTTATGATATTGATTATACTTTGCCTTCATTGATAATAATCGGTTCCGAAGAAGACGGCATCTCAAAAAGCATTTTGGATAAATCGGATGAGATTGTTAGAATTCCATTAAAAGGCGAAATAGAATCATTAAATGTTTCTGTGGCAGCCGGAATTGTTTTGTTTGAAGTGGTGAAGCAAAGAGGAATGAAATAA
- a CDS encoding GWxTD domain-containing protein, with product MLKNSEIKYFVLILSLLVFIEGCKVSTNSVGRQNMSYLYNKAEAAIHPEYQIYHISDSISRLFYKVNSSELLFARQTDKEEFNAKFSITYKIYSSYNSGVVSDTGSVIEIRKSESDSAVVFFGQVDFKAKTGSNYLLEVVIKDLNKNKLLKTFLNVQKKNKFVRQNFLLTDTNDIPLFRYYMGSNTKFKIKFNNSGKSKFFVKYYKNDFPLASPPFSSGSEKYYLVKPDSIFILDLKINDKYLKFAKSGIYHILTDTLNNDGLSVMVFYSDFPHIAHSENLLNPLRYITTKQEYDKMSEIPNKKISVDNFWLENASNPERAKMMIKNFYQKVQYANEFFTSYTEGWKTDRGMIYIVFGEPNIVYKSESQEVWIYGEVNNMNSVTFSFNKMTNNFSDNDYSLSRSPVYKNVWYNAVDMWRR from the coding sequence ATGTTAAAAAATTCAGAAATAAAATATTTTGTATTAATACTTTCATTGCTCGTTTTTATTGAAGGATGCAAAGTAAGTACAAATTCCGTGGGCAGGCAAAATATGTCATATCTGTATAATAAAGCAGAGGCGGCTATTCATCCCGAATATCAGATTTATCACATTTCCGATAGCATATCAAGATTGTTTTATAAAGTTAATTCATCGGAATTGCTTTTTGCGAGGCAAACCGATAAAGAAGAGTTTAACGCAAAGTTTTCCATAACATATAAAATATATTCATCATACAACTCAGGTGTGGTATCTGATACGGGCAGTGTAATTGAGATACGTAAATCCGAATCAGACTCGGCAGTTGTATTTTTCGGACAGGTTGATTTTAAAGCAAAAACAGGAAGTAATTATCTTCTCGAAGTAGTGATAAAAGATTTGAATAAAAACAAATTATTGAAAACATTTCTGAATGTTCAGAAAAAAAATAAGTTTGTGAGGCAGAACTTCCTTTTAACAGATACAAACGATATTCCTCTTTTCAGATATTATATGGGAAGCAATACAAAATTCAAAATAAAATTTAATAATTCCGGAAAATCAAAATTTTTCGTGAAATATTATAAAAATGATTTTCCTTTAGCTTCGCCGCCATTCTCGTCTGGTTCCGAAAAATATTATTTAGTTAAGCCCGATAGTATTTTTATATTGGATTTGAAAATAAATGATAAATATTTAAAATTCGCTAAATCCGGAATATATCACATATTAACTGATACATTAAATAATGATGGATTAAGTGTAATGGTATTTTATAGTGATTTTCCGCACATTGCACATTCTGAAAATTTACTGAATCCATTAAGATATATTACAACAAAACAGGAATATGATAAAATGTCGGAAATCCCGAATAAAAAAATATCGGTTGACAATTTCTGGCTTGAAAATGCGAGTAATCCGGAAAGAGCAAAGATGATGATAAAAAACTTTTATCAGAAAGTTCAGTATGCAAATGAATTTTTTACTTCATATACCGAAGGATGGAAAACCGACAGGGGCATGATATATATTGTTTTCGGCGAACCTAATATTGTTTATAAATCGGAAAGCCAGGAAGTATGGATTTACGGTGAAGTTAATAATATGAATTCGGTAACGTTCAGCTTTAATAAAATGACAAATAATTTTTCTGATAATGATTATTCTTTAAGCCGTTCGCCGGTTTATAAAAATGTATGGTATAATGCTGTGGATATGTGGAGGAGGTAG
- the rmuC gene encoding DNA recombination protein RmuC: MEFLFLLIGLVDGFAIAYFMNKSKIQNLEKQNQEKITGIDKEKSNLEVEINFLKSEKEKTEKEIITEREESKRLNDRLARAEEVFKNQEEKIKTQKEELEQLQNKLITEFENLANKILKENSKEFTEKNQKNIGDILNPLKEKIEKFEKKVEETYDKEVRDKISLREEVKKLYELNTKISQEANNLTKALKGDTKKQGNWGEIVLEKVLERSGLRKGEEYDTQVNLKTTDGEIFIPDAIIYLPENKNVIVDSKVSLIAYENYINSEIPEEKEKFLKQHIDSLKNHIKGLSEKNYQNLEGINSPDFVLMFLPIESSFSITIQAENELFNFAWDKKIVIVSPTTLLATLRTIASIWKQENQTKNAMEIARQSGGLYDKFVLLLKDIENIGNYISKSSEAYNDAVKAISTEKGNIIGRIENIRKLGAKATKTIPNKFLNNEDKDIIVSEE, encoded by the coding sequence ATGGAATTTTTATTTTTATTAATTGGGTTGGTTGATGGTTTTGCGATTGCGTATTTTATGAACAAATCAAAAATACAAAATCTCGAAAAACAAAATCAGGAAAAAATTACAGGCATTGATAAAGAAAAAAGTAATTTGGAAGTTGAAATAAATTTTTTGAAATCGGAAAAGGAAAAAACAGAAAAAGAAATAATTACTGAAAGAGAAGAATCGAAACGCTTAAATGACCGATTAGCAAGGGCAGAAGAAGTTTTCAAAAATCAGGAAGAAAAAATAAAAACTCAAAAAGAAGAACTCGAACAATTACAAAATAAATTAATAACCGAGTTTGAAAATTTGGCAAATAAAATATTAAAAGAAAATTCAAAAGAATTTACCGAGAAAAATCAAAAAAATATTGGTGATATTTTAAATCCGTTAAAAGAAAAAATTGAAAAGTTTGAAAAGAAAGTTGAAGAAACTTATGATAAGGAAGTGCGCGATAAAATAAGCTTGCGCGAAGAAGTAAAAAAACTTTATGAGTTAAATACTAAAATAAGTCAGGAAGCAAACAACCTCACAAAAGCACTTAAAGGCGATACGAAAAAACAAGGCAACTGGGGCGAAATTGTTTTGGAAAAAGTTCTTGAACGCTCGGGTTTGCGAAAAGGTGAAGAATATGACACGCAAGTTAATCTTAAAACAACAGATGGCGAAATATTTATTCCCGATGCAATAATTTATTTGCCCGAAAATAAAAATGTAATTGTTGATTCTAAGGTTTCGCTTATTGCTTATGAGAATTACATTAATTCCGAAATTCCCGAAGAAAAGGAAAAGTTCTTAAAACAACATATTGATTCACTCAAAAATCATATTAAAGGATTGAGTGAAAAAAATTATCAAAATTTGGAAGGGATAAATTCTCCCGATTTCGTTCTAATGTTTTTGCCTATTGAATCATCATTCAGCATTACAATACAAGCCGAAAACGAATTATTTAATTTTGCATGGGATAAGAAAATTGTAATTGTAAGTCCAACAACTTTGCTTGCAACATTACGAACCATTGCATCAATATGGAAACAGGAAAATCAAACAAAAAATGCAATGGAAATTGCACGACAAAGCGGTGGTTTATACGATAAATTCGTATTACTTTTAAAAGATATTGAAAATATCGGAAATTACATATCGAAATCAAGTGAAGCATATAACGATGCTGTAAAAGCAATTTCAACAGAAAAGGGAAATATTATTGGCAGAATTGAAAATATTCGTAAACTTGGAGCTAAAGCAACAAAAACAATTCCTAATAAATTTTTAAATAATGAAGATAAAGATATAATTGTATCAGAAGAATAA
- a CDS encoding AglZ/HisF2 family acetamidino modification protein, translating into MFRPRVIPCLLLKNLGLVKSVKFKEYRYIGDPINAVKIFNDKKADELVFLDITASGEKRNVSLKLIKDIGDECNMPFSVGGGIRTIENIKETLNAGAEKICINSHAFENPEFIRKASETFGSSTIVVSIDVKKNIFGKQNVYIYSGTKNTRTDAVTHAKNMEMFGAGEIIINSIDNDGTMNGYDIELIKKVSDAVSIPVIALGGAGKIEDFRKAVDEGNASAVAAGSFFVYHGPRRAVLISFPKNEELVEIFKN; encoded by the coding sequence ATGTTTCGTCCGCGAGTCATACCCTGTTTACTGCTGAAAAATCTCGGATTGGTAAAATCCGTGAAATTCAAAGAATACAGGTATATCGGCGACCCGATAAATGCAGTGAAAATTTTTAATGATAAAAAAGCTGATGAGCTTGTTTTTCTTGATATTACTGCTTCCGGTGAAAAAAGAAATGTTTCCTTGAAATTAATAAAAGATATAGGTGATGAATGTAATATGCCTTTCTCGGTTGGTGGAGGAATAAGAACAATTGAAAACATAAAAGAAACATTAAATGCTGGAGCGGAAAAAATTTGCATTAATTCTCATGCATTCGAAAATCCTGAATTTATCCGAAAAGCATCGGAAACATTCGGAAGTTCAACAATTGTAGTTTCTATTGACGTGAAAAAAAATATTTTCGGCAAGCAAAATGTATATATTTACAGCGGAACAAAAAATACGCGAACAGATGCGGTTACTCATGCAAAGAATATGGAAATGTTCGGAGCAGGAGAAATTATTATCAATTCAATTGATAATGACGGAACAATGAATGGCTATGACATTGAATTGATAAAAAAAGTTTCAGACGCAGTTTCCATTCCCGTGATTGCACTCGGTGGTGCAGGAAAAATCGAGGATTTCAGAAAAGCCGTTGACGAAGGAAATGCTTCGGCAGTGGCTGCGGGAAGTTTTTTTGTTTATCACGGTCCGCGTAGAGCCGTGCTTATTAGTTTTCCGAAAAATGAGGAATTGGTAGAGATTTTTAAAAATTAA
- a CDS encoding tetratricopeptide repeat protein, translating to MIKRLFLILISIFLLNGLKSQPTANSMFDAGVRCLSAKDYQQAIKQFTACLKKAPYFFDAYFERGNTYFAMGNKTNAINDYTDCIKINKAYMPAYYRRGMAYEAIGNDNFALVDYNECIAKNSKFVDGYSGRGLIYYKLGKFDLALADLNKAIEMKSDKPEIFFNRALLYEAQGKDALAINDYTTVLEKEKDNVKAYYNRGKLFYKVNKKAEAVADFTKTIELKFDVIEVYSLRATSYRGMNKLNEAIADYTKIIDGFKSKDDTFIVCRALCYMTQKNYAAAIKDFNKLIMLKPAEEKGYIYRAKCNFKLNKGNASLMDYNKILLNINPQSTQALEGRATIYFNQKKYPLAKADLDKVIEIKPTADAYYYRATCKEMMKDPAGPCDDLKMAASMGNQEAKRIADKNCKDFVLPDESIKSNKH from the coding sequence ATGATAAAAAGATTATTTTTAATATTAATTTCAATATTTTTATTGAATGGTTTAAAATCTCAGCCTACTGCAAATTCTATGTTTGATGCAGGAGTGAGATGTTTAAGTGCTAAAGATTACCAACAGGCAATAAAGCAATTCACAGCTTGTCTGAAAAAAGCCCCGTATTTTTTTGATGCTTATTTTGAAAGAGGAAATACATATTTTGCAATGGGCAATAAAACCAATGCAATTAATGATTATACCGATTGCATTAAAATAAATAAAGCATATATGCCTGCGTATTACAGAAGAGGAATGGCTTATGAGGCGATTGGAAACGACAATTTTGCTCTTGTCGATTATAATGAATGCATTGCGAAAAACTCAAAATTCGTTGACGGATACAGCGGAAGAGGTTTGATTTATTATAAACTCGGAAAGTTCGACCTTGCACTTGCCGACTTGAACAAGGCAATTGAAATGAAAAGTGATAAGCCGGAAATATTTTTCAACAGAGCGTTGCTTTACGAAGCTCAAGGCAAGGATGCACTTGCAATAAATGATTATACAACCGTTCTTGAAAAAGAAAAAGATAATGTAAAAGCATATTACAACAGAGGAAAATTGTTTTATAAAGTAAATAAAAAAGCAGAAGCAGTTGCGGATTTCACAAAAACAATAGAATTAAAATTTGATGTAATAGAAGTTTACTCGCTTAGAGCAACTTCATATAGGGGAATGAATAAATTAAATGAAGCAATTGCCGATTACACAAAAATTATTGATGGCTTCAAATCGAAAGATGATACGTTTATTGTTTGCAGAGCTTTATGTTATATGACTCAGAAAAATTATGCAGCAGCAATTAAAGATTTCAATAAATTGATTATGCTAAAACCTGCGGAAGAAAAGGGATACATATACAGAGCAAAATGCAATTTTAAATTAAATAAAGGAAATGCTTCACTTATGGATTACAATAAAATTTTATTAAATATAAATCCGCAAAGCACGCAGGCATTAGAAGGCAGAGCTACAATTTATTTCAATCAAAAAAAATATCCACTTGCCAAAGCCGATTTGGACAAGGTTATTGAAATTAAACCAACTGCAGATGCATATTATTACAGGGCAACATGCAAAGAAATGATGAAAGATCCGGCAGGACCTTGCGATGATTTGAAAATGGCTGCGAGCATGGGCAATCAGGAAGCAAAAAGAATTGCAGATAAAAATTGTAAGGATTTTGTACTCCCCGATGAAAGCATAAAATCAAATAAACACTAA